In Akkermansia muciniphila ATCC BAA-835, the genomic stretch GCGGCCACGTAATCATACCCCAGCGCGGCATTTTTCTTCACGGCGGCGGAAAGCACGTCCAGAAGGGGGTCTCCCTTTTCCAGTTCAAAACCCAGGGTGCGGGACAGGGAAAGGATGTTGCTCCTGCCGCCCTGCTCCGTCATCAGCACGCGCTGGGCGTTCCCCACCAGGGAGGGGTCGATGTGCTCGTACAAAGCGGCTTCCTTCATGATCGCGCTGACATGCACTCCGCCCTTATGGGCGAACGCGGCGTTCCCCACGAAGGGCTGCCGCCGGAAAGGCGCCAGATTGGATACTTCCGAGACAAAGGCGGCAGTGGATTTGAGCCGCGTCAGGGAGGCGCCGCTGAGGCAGGAAAAGCCTTTCATCTTCACCTGGAGGTTGGGGATGACGGAACAAAGATTGGCATTTCCGCAACGCTCCCCGATGCCGTTCACGGTCCCCTGCACCTGGATGGCTCCGCTGTTTACCGCGGCCAGGCTGTTGGCGACGGCCAGTTCACAGTCATTGTGGGCGTGGATGCCCAGAAGGGCATGCGGCAGGCGTTCCCTGACCGTCCTGATAATGGAGCTGATTTCCTCCGGCATGGTGCCTCCGTTGGTATCGCACAGCACCAGGCAGTCCGCTCCATGTTCCCAGGCTGTCCGGAGCACAGCCAGGGCGTATTCCTGATCCCGCTTGAAGCCGTCAAAAAAGTGTTCTGCGTCAAAAAAGGCTTCTTCCATATTTTTCTTAAGGAAGGAAATGGAATTGCCGATGATTTCCAGATTGCGTTCCCGGGAAATGCCCAGGGCCACTTCCACATGGCGGGGGCAGGATTTCCCAAAAACCGCGGCCACCCGCGCACCGCTGGATATCAGGGCGGTCAGCGTGGGGTCCGTCTCCGGAGTATGGGAAGGATGGTGCGTGCTTCCAAAGGCGGCCAGCTTTGCATTCCTTAGTCCGACACCTCTCATGGCGTTGAAAAATTCCGTTTCCACCGGATTGGCGCCGGGCCAGCCGCCCTCAATGTAATCCATGCCCAGATAATCCAGCTGGCGGGCGATGCGGACCTTGTCCGTCGCGCTCAAATTGACGTCTTCACTCTGCGCGCCGTCCCGCAACGTAGTATCATAGAGAAAGATTTTGGTGGACATCCCCTTGATTCATACATGCAAACGGGAAGCCGTTCAAGACCGGGCCCCGGCTTTTCCCCTGATGCAGACACGAAAAGCGCAAGGCTTGAAGGAGAAACCTGCTTCCGGTAGGATGGCCGCCATGAGTTTACTCAGGCAGTCTCTTCATCTCTTTTTCCTCTTCCTCTCCGTGGCCCTTCCCTCCCCGGCGGCCACTTCCGCCCACCCTTTCCTGGACAGGGAGCGTCCCATCCGCTGGAGCCGGCTGACCCAGGACAAGCTGGAACCGGATATTCAGGAAGCCATGCGCCTCACCCGGACAGCCATAGAGGAAATCAGCCGCCTCCGTCCGGAAGAAATGACGTATGAAAATACGTTCGGCGCGCTGGAGAAAAGCAATGACCTCCTTACGGAAGGCATGTGCAAGGCTTATGTCCTGAAAAGCCTGTGCGACAGCGGGGAACTTCGCAAGGCCATGGATTCGGTCGCTCCCCGCGTGTCCGCCTTCCTTTCCTCCGTCACGAAAGACCAGGCCCTGTGGAAAGTCCTGAAAACCGCGGAGGAACGCCTGCGGCAAACTCACCTGAACCCCGAACAGGAACGGTACATGGAGCTAAGCATGCAGAGCTTCCGGGATAACGGCGCTGATCTGCCGCCGGACAAGCGCGCACGGCTTGAGTCCATTGACAGGGAACTGACGCTCGCCTCCCAGCGTTTCAACAATTTGTATATGGATGCCAGGAAATCCTGGACCTGGACGGTGCGGAACGCCGCCCTTCTGGAAGGGATAGACGGAAGCGCCCTGCAGCAGGCGCGTGAAGAATTTCTGAAGCGCCAGCCCGGCCAGTCCGGTCCGGGCTGGACGTTCACGCTTGATTCCGCGGCTTCCGCCCGGGTCATGGAAAAAGCCCGGAGGGAAGAATGCCGGAAAGATTTATGGGAACACCGCCAGTCTCTGGCTACGGGAACATGCGACACGGAACCCGTCATCAGGGAAATCCTCTCCCTGCGCCGTGAAAAGGCGCATTTGTGCGGATATAAGGAATACCCGGATTACGCCCTGCGCGAGAGCATGGCGGAAAACGGGGAAAACGCCATAAAGTTCGTCAATGAGCTGCTGGACAAGATCAAGGCCCCCTTTTTCCGTGAAATGGAAACGCTCCGCAGCCTGAAGGCCCGCCTTACGGGGCAGGAAAACGCCCGCCTGAATCCCTGGGACGTGGCATATTACGCCAATCTCCGGGCAGAAGAACATTTCCGGCTGGACCAGGAGGAGCTGCGCCGCCACTTTCCCCTTCCCCGCGTGCTGGACGGCCTGTTTTCCCTGGCGGAGCGGCTGTACGGCATCCGCGTGAAGGAAGTTCCGGCGCGGCAGTCCCTCTCCGGCATCCCGGCAGGCGAATCCGCCGGAACCGTGGAAGTATGGCATCCGGACGTACGCTTTTTCACGATTGACGACGGCAACGGCAACCAACTGGGTTCCTTTTACCTGGATCTTTTCTCCCGTAGCAATAAACGGGCCGGAGCGTGGATGAACACCCTGGATACGGGCAGCCCGTCCACGCCGGAGACCCCGGGCAAGCCGCGCCTGGGCATGGTCTGCCTCAATATCCATCCCCCCGCGGCAGGAGACACGGTGATACTGTCCCACCGGGAAGTCAGGACTTTATTCCATGAGTTCGGCCACTTGCTGCACCTGATGTTTACCAGGGTTTCCATTCCTTCCCTGGCGGGGACCAGCGTGCCGCGGGATTTTGTGGAAGTCCCCTCCCAATTCATGGAAAACTGGTGCTGGCGGCCGGACGTGCTGAAAAGCTTTGCGCGCCATGAACGAACGGGACTCCCCATTCCGGAGGAAATGCTGAACTCTCTGGACGCCTCCCGCGGCAATACGCCTGCCCTCGCGCTGGCCGGGCAGCTCCTGTACGCAAAGATGGACCTGGCCGTGCATTCGGAACCGGAACGCTTCTCCGCCGGCTCTCTTGATGATGTGGATTCCGCCGTAGCGGGAGATATGGATTATTTCAAAGATTTCAAAAGAGCCGGCAAGCTGCGCACGGCGCGTCACTTGTTTTCCTCTCCTGCGGGCTATGCCTCCTTTTATTTCTCCTACCAATGGGCGGAAGTTTTGGACAAAGATATTTTTGAAGCCTTTGAACGGGCCGGAGGCCAGGACAGGGAAACGGCAGGAAAATTCCGGAAAACCATTCTGGAAAAAGGCTATGCTGTCCCGCCCATGCGGCAGTTCATGGATTTCATGGGAAGAAAGCCGCGCATGGACGCCATGCTCCGCAAGAGGCGGCTGGCATCCTGAAATAAAGGAGCCCCAAACCGCAGCAGCCTCTTCCGCGCGGCACAGAGGCAAGTCACATATTATACATTTGTTTAATTAAATTATCCCTTCATTATGCAAAGGTTACAGATATTTTGCAGAATTCAGAACACATCTTTGCGTTGACTTTGCAAGAAAAAGAAGAGAAAATTCTTCCGCTTTGCCGCATCTTCCGGCACCAGCCGCAACCAACCGCATTCATTTATGTATAATAAGCCTTTGACGTTTGCCGCAACAACCCTGCTCCTTTGCTCCCCGGTGATGATATTAACTTCCTGCGAAGGGGAAAAGGATTCCGCAGCCCAGGCGCCGGCGCTCGTTCCCGAAGTGCAGGTGACCAAACTGGTCACGAAGGATGTTCCCATCAGGCAGGAATGGGTGGGCACCCTGCGCGGCACGGAAGATGCCGAAATCCGCTCCCAGGTGACGGGATACCTTCTTTCCAAGGATTACCGGGACGGCGCTTATGTCAAGAAGGGCCAGGTGCTTTTCCAGATTGATCCCCGCCCGTTCCAGGCAACGCTGGACCAGGCCCAGGGGAGACTGGAACAATATGAAGCCACGCTGAAAAAATACAAGCTGGACGTGGAACGCTATACCCCGCTGGTGAAAACCGGCTCCGTCAGCCGCAAGCAGCTGGACGACGCCCTGCAGCAGGTCCAGGAAACGGAAGCCGCCATCGCCACGGCAAAGGCCCAGGTGGATGAAGCAAAAATCAATCTTAAATTCACCACCATTACAGCCCCCATTTCCGGCCTGGCCGGCCTGGCAACCCCTTCCATCGGCAACCTGCTGACGCCCTCCAGCCCCACGCCGCTGACCACCATTTCCTCCATTGACCCCATTCGGGTGGATTTCTCCGTAAGCGAACGGGACTTCCTGAACTCCATGGACAATAATCTGACCAGGCAGAAGCACCTCAAATTTGACGTGATTCTTGCCAACGGCACGGAATATCCCATGCAGGGCGAACCCGTGGCCATTGACAGGAATGTGGATGCCCAGACCGGTACCATCAACATCGTCGGGCATATTCCCAATCCGAACCTGACGCTGCGGCCCGGCATGTTCGTCCGCGTCCGCGCCACGGTGAAAACGCTGGAAAACGCCGCGCTGGTGCCTCCGCGCGCCATTCTGTCCGCCCAGAGCGCCAAATTCATCATTTACCTGGATGACAAGAACATTCCCCACATGCAGGTCGTCAACCTCGGCCCCGTTGTTGACGGCATGCAGGTAATCAACATCATTCCCATGCCGCACTCCACCTTCACGAAGGACAGCCCCATCGTGGTGGAGGGAATCATGCAGGCGGCCAAGGTGCAGGGACAAGCCCCCGTCAAGCCGCTTCCCTACAAGCCCGTAGTTTCCCAGCCCGTCATGCCCTCCATAGGGGCCCAGTCCTTTGAAAAGGCCAGGACGCCAGAAGGCATGAAGGATGGAGAAGCCCAGCCGTCCGCCAAGTAACCTCCCTTATCCGGAGACCCACCATCTTCCCTTTTCCCGCGCATTTTCATGATTTAACGCCATGTCCAGCTTCTTCATCAAACACCCGACCATTGCCATCGTCATCTCGATCGTGATGATCCTGCTCGGCGGCCTGTCCCTGATGGGGCTGCCCATTGAGCAGTATCCGAACATCGTCCCGCCCACCATCAAGATGCAGGCGACCTACCCGGGCGCGAATGCGGAGACGGTGGCCAATTCCGTAGCCTCCCCCATTGAGCAGTCCATTTCCGGCGTCGTGGGGATGGATTACATGACTTCCACCAACGCCAACAACGGCATTTGCTCCCTGAGCATCGTCTTTGAAGTTGGCACGGACCCCAACATGGACCAGACTCTGGCCTACATGCGCTACGGGCAGGCCACCGCCCAGATTCCCGCGGAGGTCTCCCAGATGGGCATCACCATCACGCAGTCCACAGGCAGCCCGCTGGCCGTAATCAACCTGTATTCTCCGGATGACAGCCTGAACGCCATCTTCCTGAGCAACTATGCCTACGTGAGCCTGGTGGACCCCGTGAAACGCGTTCCCGGCGTGGGCGACGTGCAGGTGTTCGGCGCAGGCCGCTACGCCATGCGCATCTGGCTGGACACCACCAAAATGGCCGCTCAGAACATCTCCGTGGGAGAAGTCCAATCCGCCATCCAGGCGCAGAACACCGTGATTCCCGGCGGCCAGATCGGCGCGGAGCCGGCCCCTCCCGGAACGGAATTCACATACAGCATCCAGACCAAGGGACGCCTTCAGACGGCTGAAGAATTCGGCAACATCATCATCCGTGCGGACGGGAACAAGCTTCTTTACCTGAAAGACATCGCCAAGGTGGAGCTGGGTTCCCAGACTTATAACGTATCCAGTAAATACAACGGCAGGGATTCCGGCGCCATCGCCGTGTACGCCGCTCCCGGCTCCAACGCCATCAACACAGTGGACGCCCTGGTCAAGCTCTTTGAAGACCGCTCCCGCAGCTTCCCCGCCGGAATGGAATACAACCTGACGCTGGACACCACGCTGGCCGTGCGCGCCTCCATTGAGGAAATTGAGCACACGCTGCTGGAAGCCCTCCTGCTGGTGGTTCTGGTGGTGTTCGTCTTCCTGCAAGGCTGGCGCGCCACGCTGATTCCGGCCATCGCCGTTCCGGTTTCCATCATCGCCACCTTCGCGCTGTTTCCGCTCCTGGGCTTCACGTTGAATACCATCTGCCTCATGGGCATGGTGCTGGCCATCGGCCTGGTGGTGGATGACGCCATTGTGGTGGTGGAAGCCGTGGAATCCCACATGGAGCGCGGCCTCACGCCCCGCCAGGCGGCCTTCGCCGCCATGGAGGAAGTATCCGGCCCCGTCATCGCCATCGCCCTGGTGCTGGCGGCGGTGTTCCTGCCCTCCCTGCTGCTGCCGGGCATTACAGGCACGCTCTTCCAGCAGTTTGCCGTGACCATCGCCATTTCCATGCTCATTTCCGCGTTCAACGCGCTGACGCTCTCCCCGGCGCTGTCCGCCATTCTGCTCAAACCCAAGGACCCGACCAAGGGCGGCCCGCTGAAATTCTTCTACCGCGTTTTCAACCGCAGTTATGACGCCACGGCCAGTGGCTACACCAAAGTGTGCCACTTCCTGACCCGCAAGCTCATCATCTCCATTCCGCTGCTGGCTCTGATCGCCTACGCGATTGTCCCCGTAGCCAAGAAAATCCCCAACGGCTTCCTGCCGGACGAAGACCAGGGCTACCTGTTCGCGGCCCTGATCATGCCGGAAGCCCGTTCCCTCCAGCTGACTACGGCCGCCGCGGACAAAGTTTCCGAACTCATCCGCCAGAACCCGAACGTAAAAGACGTGATTGCCATCTCCGGCTTCAGCCTGCTGACGGGCGTGCAGAGCACGAACAACGCCTTCTTCTTCGTCATGCTCAAGCCCTGGGAGGAACGCCCCAATCCGGACCAGAGCGCCCAGGCGGTCACCGCCCAGCTGAACGCCCTGCTGACCACGAAAGTTTCCGAAGGCATCACCATGTGCTTCCAGCCTCCGGCCATTGCGGGGGTAGGTTCCGCCAACGGCGTCACCTTCATGCTGGAAGACCGCGACGGCAAGGGCACGGAATACCTGGCGGAACAAACGGACATCTTTGTGAAGGAAGCGAACAAGCTTCCGATATTCGACCCGAACAACAACGGCGGCGTGCGCAGCGTGATGTCCTTCGCCGTGGAACAGAAAGATGTGCGGCTGGATGAAGAAAAATGCGCCACGCTGGGCGTCAGCATCAGTGAAGCCAACAGCCTGCTCCAGGCCTACATGGGTTCCCTGTTCATCAACTACATCACCCTTTACGGCCAGCAGTGGCAAGTGTACATCCAGGCGCAGGGCAGTGACCGCACCGGAACGGACATGCTCAAAAACTTCTACGTGAAGAACAACACGGGAAGCTCCGTCCCCCTCTCCACCCTCGTGAAAATCACGGATATCAAAGGGCCGGAATTCCTGCTGCGCCAAAACCTGTACAACTCATCCAAGCTCATGGTCACGCCCGCCCAGGGCTACTCCAACTCCCAGGCCATGGAGGCGCTGGAAAAAACCTTTGAAGCCAGCATGCCTTCCGACATGGGCTACAGCTATGCGGACATGAGCTACCAGGAACAAAAAATCCAGAACGGTATCGGCATCGTGCAGATTTTCCTGCTCTCCTCCGTCTTTGTCTTCCTGATTCTGGCGGCCCTGTATGAACGGTGGTCCCTGCCCCTCAGCATCTTCATGACGGTGCCCATCGCTGCCCTCGGCGCGTTCCTGGGCCTGTACTGGTTCGGTTATGAATTGAACCTGTACGCGCAAATCGGCCTGGTGATGCTCATCGGCCTGGCGGCCAAGAATGCCATTCTGATTGTGGAATTCGCCGTCATTGAAATGGAACGCGGCAAAACGCTGATGGAAGCGACGCTTTCCGCCGCAAGAATCCGCCTGCGCCCCATCCTGATGACATCCTTCGCTTTCATTCTGGGCTGCGTTCCGCTGGCGCTGGCCTCCGGTTCCGGCGCTTATTCCCGCAATATCATCGGAATCGTGGTCATTGCCGGGATGACGATGGCGACGGTCGTGGGCATTTTCCTGATTCCGTGCTCCTTCTACTTCATCATGAAGCTCTTCCGCGTACGCATCGCCCGGAAGACGGTGGAAACGGAAGACCCGGACGAAATCATCGCCCGCAAACACCTGTTCCACGAAGCCCATGAATCATTAAAAGGGTAAAACCGCCCCTGCAACCATCTAAAAACAGACTAAACGCATATGCGAACAAACCCATACATCACACGCGCCATCCTGCTGGGAACGGCTTTTGCCGCCTCCTCCTGCATGATGGGCCCCGACTTCAAACCGGTGGACATGCCCATGCCTGCGGCATTCAGGGGAGCCCCTGCAGCGACGGAATCCATTGCGGACCTTCCCTGGTGGAAAGTTTTCAAAAACAAGGACCTTCAGGACCTCCTGACGGACACCTACAATAACAACCGCGATTTGAAAGCTACCATGGCGCGCGTGGAAAAGGCACGCCAGTACATCACCATCACGGAGGCCCCGCTCTTCCCGTGGGCGGATTATTCCGGCTCCGTCAGCAAAGGCTCCAACTATACCGGCGGCAGCATCGCCCAGACTACCGGAACCACACTGACGCCTGGAGCGATTGATGCCGGCATTTCCTGGGAACTGGATATCTGGGGCAAAACGCGCCGGATGACGGAAGCGGCCCGCGCGGATTATCTGGCTTCCGACGAAGGCCAGCGCGCGCTCATGCTTTCCCTGCTCCGCCAGGTGGCGGACTCCTACCTCCAGCTCCTCCAGCTGGACGAACAGCTTGCCATCGTGCAGAAATCCGTGGAATCCTATTCCGAAAGCCTGCGCCTGTTTGACGAACAGCTTGAAGGCCAGGTAGGCGACAGGCTTCAGGTGGCTTCCGCCAAGGCGGCTCTGGCCTCCTCCCAGGCCCAGATTCCCGCCATTCAGGTGCAAATTGCCAATCTGGAAAATGCAGTCTCCGTCCTGGCCGGACGCGCTCCCGGCCATATCCGCCGTTCCGGCAGCACCCGGGACATCGCCTATAACGTCAAGGTTCCCGCCGGCATTCCGGCCTACATCCTTTCCAGAAGGCCTGACGTCCGCCAGAGCGAATACCAGCTGCGCGCCGCCAATGCGGAAGTGGGCGTGGCCATTGCCAATTACTTCCCGACCATCTCCCTGACGGCGGCGGGCGGCCTCGCCTCCGCGGATCTGCGCCACGTGCAGGGGCGCCGCGGCGGCTGGGGCCTGGGAGCCAATCTGACCGGCCCCCTCTTCCAGGCGGGCAAGCTGACGGCTTCCGAAAAGGCGGCCAAGGCCGAATTCCTGGCGGCCAGAAACGATTATGAACAAACGGTTCTCAATGCCCTGGCGGAAGTTTCCAGCACGCTTATCCAGAGGGACAAGCTGCGCAGCATCACCGCCACCCAGTCCGAGGCCGTGGAAGCCTACCACACGGCGGTGAAACTCTCCTTTGAACGCTACCGCACGGGCCTTTCCAATTACATTGAAGTATTGTACGCCCAGCAGAACCTGTACCCCGCTCAGATTCAGCTTTCACAGTATTATTACCAGCACGCCAGCACGCTGGTTTCCCTGTACACGGCCCTGGGCGGCGGCTGGAACATGAGCCACAAGGCTATCATGGACGGCCCTGCCAGGCAGTAAAACGCGCCCCTTAAAACAGGGAATTTTCCTGACTGTTTTTTCATCCTCCGGCAAGTACGGCTTGCCGGAGGATTTGTTTTCCGGCCATGGGGAAAACGCCGGTTCTCCAACTGCCTCCCCGTCCTGTCCGGAGACTGCGGGCCTCCTTCACCCGGCCGCAGGAACCGCGGGCCGGGAACGGAATTCCCAACGGAGAGGCCCTTTCTCCTGTTCTTCCTCACATCCGGAAAGTGCAAGGTCTCCAGCTGTCCCCCTCTCTTCTTTCCCCGCAGAAACGGAGGCCTTGTCGGAATCGATTCAATTTCCGCCCACTCACGGTCAACAGGCCGCGGAACAATTTCATTTCGTTTTTCAGGAATGAATGACCGTTGCTCCCGATATTCCATCATTTCCAATAAGGCAAGGCATCTCCTGCTTTTTTATCCCTGATGTTCAACCTCCTGCCGGATTCCTAATCCGTTTGCGGCATCCTGCCCTTCCAACAGGAGTCAAGGCAGGAAAATCATGGCAAAAGAAATGGACCGGAAAAGACCAGCACCCGGCAATACTAATGAAAGTTAATGCATTACATCAAATAACACACTTATCATCAATATTTTTAATTGTTGGCGGATTAGGAATCCGATAAAAAGCGGAATCCCTTTATGCAAGGGCTTTTCTACCAATTGACATGAAGACTAAATATCTTGCCCTCCTGATCGCCGCCATGGGAAGCAGCCTGTCCTTCGGGGCTTCCATCGACGGCCTGGACGCGGCTTATTCAAAAGATTCCACCGTCTATGACGGAACCTCCGGCGATGCGTTGACTGTATCCTCCCCCACGACTATTGGCGTAAACAACACCGCCCACTGGACAATGGCTTTCACGATTTCCGGTCTGGGAAGCACTTCAGAGTCAAATGTAGGATTGCTGTTTACCTATAATACCGGCTCTTACAAAAATCTGGAAGGGTTGGGGTTTCAACTTTCGGAGTCAGGAGATCTCACCCTGTGCGCCGGAGGTTTTGCTTACAACGGAGGCTCTAATTCCTCCCCCTGGAAAGCACAAACGTTTTCCGATTATTCCACCAGCAAGCCTCTGACCCTGTTTTACACATTCAATGCAGGGAATGTCTCTATCTCCGCCATGCTGGGCAACGACACATCCACACTGACCACGCTGACCACATTGAGCAGCGGCGCTTCCTTCAGCAACCAAAACATGACCCAGATCAATTTTTCCGCCAAAGACGCCTCCGGAAACACATGGAGCGCTCCGAACGGAATCACGGGAGAATACACCTTGAATAATTTTGACCTGTACACGGCCGTTTTGACAGAAGACCAGATGAGGGAATATGCCCTGAGCGCCGTTCCGGAACCGGCTGCGGCCTCTCTCGGCCTGCTGGGGCTGGGTATCTTTCTGATGCGCCGCCGCAGGGCCTGACTTTTTCCTTATCGCGTCCATTCCTGCTCCGTTCAGGGATGGACGTTTTCTTAACTCTTTTTCAAATATCCTTTTCATTTTTCCTTGACGCTCTGATGAAAATCCGGCTCCCTCTCCCCCTCCTGGCTGCCCTGGCGGCGGCATTTCCCGCAGCAACCGCCGCCCCGGCGGGCACGGAACTGGGAAACGTCATGTACGTAGGGGACTCCATCACCCACGGGGTCAACAGCGCCTCCTACCGCTGGGCCCTCCATAAAATATTTACAGACAACGGTATTTCCTACCAGGCGGAAGGAGTCAAAACCGGCAATTATTCCGGGGGCGTTACTGCGGGGACCTCCTACGGGGGCCAGATATTCAACAATGAACATTCCTCCCAGGCAAGCGCCAGGGCCTGGGAAATATCCGGCAGGAACAGCGGAAGCAGGTTTGACGGCTCCAACATTTACAACTGGCTGGGGCTTTCCGGCACCAAGGCAAACGGAAACGCCTATTCAGGCCAGACATTCACCGGGGACAATACGCCGGATACCTTTTTCATGATGATCGGCACCAACGATCTCCTTTCCGACGGAAACAACGCCACGCTGGCGGACCGCCTTGACTCCGTTTCCCAAAACCTCCTGAACGATATGGACACCATCGTGGAGGCCATGTTCCAGGCCAATGAACATGCAAATGTCATCATCCTTACCATTCCCTGCTGGACCCGGCATTCCAACGGCAATTCGGACGCCACCCACCAGGCCGTGGCTGATTACAATGATCGTCTGAAAACATGGGGGAATGGCAGGCAGAACGTCACGGTCATTGACATCAATGCCGGCCTCATTGACGTAACATCCTCCACGCCGTTCTACGGCGTGAGCTCCATGTTCAACAACCCCGGCAGCGACGGCCTCCATCCCAATGCCCAGGGAGATCTGCTTATGGCCGGCAATATCGCCAGGGCCATGGGCTATGCGGGGCGCACCGCCGGACAGGAAAGAAAAGACGCTGGCG encodes the following:
- a CDS encoding M3 family metallopeptidase, encoding MSLLRQSLHLFFLFLSVALPSPAATSAHPFLDRERPIRWSRLTQDKLEPDIQEAMRLTRTAIEEISRLRPEEMTYENTFGALEKSNDLLTEGMCKAYVLKSLCDSGELRKAMDSVAPRVSAFLSSVTKDQALWKVLKTAEERLRQTHLNPEQERYMELSMQSFRDNGADLPPDKRARLESIDRELTLASQRFNNLYMDARKSWTWTVRNAALLEGIDGSALQQAREEFLKRQPGQSGPGWTFTLDSAASARVMEKARREECRKDLWEHRQSLATGTCDTEPVIREILSLRREKAHLCGYKEYPDYALRESMAENGENAIKFVNELLDKIKAPFFREMETLRSLKARLTGQENARLNPWDVAYYANLRAEEHFRLDQEELRRHFPLPRVLDGLFSLAERLYGIRVKEVPARQSLSGIPAGESAGTVEVWHPDVRFFTIDDGNGNQLGSFYLDLFSRSNKRAGAWMNTLDTGSPSTPETPGKPRLGMVCLNIHPPAAGDTVILSHREVRTLFHEFGHLLHLMFTRVSIPSLAGTSVPRDFVEVPSQFMENWCWRPDVLKSFARHERTGLPIPEEMLNSLDASRGNTPALALAGQLLYAKMDLAVHSEPERFSAGSLDDVDSAVAGDMDYFKDFKRAGKLRTARHLFSSPAGYASFYFSYQWAEVLDKDIFEAFERAGGQDRETAGKFRKTILEKGYAVPPMRQFMDFMGRKPRMDAMLRKRRLAS
- a CDS encoding PEP-CTERM sorting domain-containing protein, with the translated sequence MKTKYLALLIAAMGSSLSFGASIDGLDAAYSKDSTVYDGTSGDALTVSSPTTIGVNNTAHWTMAFTISGLGSTSESNVGLLFTYNTGSYKNLEGLGFQLSESGDLTLCAGGFAYNGGSNSSPWKAQTFSDYSTSKPLTLFYTFNAGNVSISAMLGNDTSTLTTLTTLSSGASFSNQNMTQINFSAKDASGNTWSAPNGITGEYTLNNFDLYTAVLTEDQMREYALSAVPEPAAASLGLLGLGIFLMRRRRA
- a CDS encoding efflux RND transporter permease subunit, yielding MSSFFIKHPTIAIVISIVMILLGGLSLMGLPIEQYPNIVPPTIKMQATYPGANAETVANSVASPIEQSISGVVGMDYMTSTNANNGICSLSIVFEVGTDPNMDQTLAYMRYGQATAQIPAEVSQMGITITQSTGSPLAVINLYSPDDSLNAIFLSNYAYVSLVDPVKRVPGVGDVQVFGAGRYAMRIWLDTTKMAAQNISVGEVQSAIQAQNTVIPGGQIGAEPAPPGTEFTYSIQTKGRLQTAEEFGNIIIRADGNKLLYLKDIAKVELGSQTYNVSSKYNGRDSGAIAVYAAPGSNAINTVDALVKLFEDRSRSFPAGMEYNLTLDTTLAVRASIEEIEHTLLEALLLVVLVVFVFLQGWRATLIPAIAVPVSIIATFALFPLLGFTLNTICLMGMVLAIGLVVDDAIVVVEAVESHMERGLTPRQAAFAAMEEVSGPVIAIALVLAAVFLPSLLLPGITGTLFQQFAVTIAISMLISAFNALTLSPALSAILLKPKDPTKGGPLKFFYRVFNRSYDATASGYTKVCHFLTRKLIISIPLLALIAYAIVPVAKKIPNGFLPDEDQGYLFAALIMPEARSLQLTTAAADKVSELIRQNPNVKDVIAISGFSLLTGVQSTNNAFFFVMLKPWEERPNPDQSAQAVTAQLNALLTTKVSEGITMCFQPPAIAGVGSANGVTFMLEDRDGKGTEYLAEQTDIFVKEANKLPIFDPNNNGGVRSVMSFAVEQKDVRLDEEKCATLGVSISEANSLLQAYMGSLFINYITLYGQQWQVYIQAQGSDRTGTDMLKNFYVKNNTGSSVPLSTLVKITDIKGPEFLLRQNLYNSSKLMVTPAQGYSNSQAMEALEKTFEASMPSDMGYSYADMSYQEQKIQNGIGIVQIFLLSSVFVFLILAALYERWSLPLSIFMTVPIAALGAFLGLYWFGYELNLYAQIGLVMLIGLAAKNAILIVEFAVIEMERGKTLMEATLSAARIRLRPILMTSFAFILGCVPLALASGSGAYSRNIIGIVVIAGMTMATVVGIFLIPCSFYFIMKLFRVRIARKTVETEDPDEIIARKHLFHEAHESLKG
- a CDS encoding efflux transporter outer membrane subunit; amino-acid sequence: MRTNPYITRAILLGTAFAASSCMMGPDFKPVDMPMPAAFRGAPAATESIADLPWWKVFKNKDLQDLLTDTYNNNRDLKATMARVEKARQYITITEAPLFPWADYSGSVSKGSNYTGGSIAQTTGTTLTPGAIDAGISWELDIWGKTRRMTEAARADYLASDEGQRALMLSLLRQVADSYLQLLQLDEQLAIVQKSVESYSESLRLFDEQLEGQVGDRLQVASAKAALASSQAQIPAIQVQIANLENAVSVLAGRAPGHIRRSGSTRDIAYNVKVPAGIPAYILSRRPDVRQSEYQLRAANAEVGVAIANYFPTISLTAAGGLASADLRHVQGRRGGWGLGANLTGPLFQAGKLTASEKAAKAEFLAARNDYEQTVLNALAEVSSTLIQRDKLRSITATQSEAVEAYHTAVKLSFERYRTGLSNYIEVLYAQQNLYPAQIQLSQYYYQHASTLVSLYTALGGGWNMSHKAIMDGPARQ
- a CDS encoding efflux RND transporter periplasmic adaptor subunit, encoding MYNKPLTFAATTLLLCSPVMILTSCEGEKDSAAQAPALVPEVQVTKLVTKDVPIRQEWVGTLRGTEDAEIRSQVTGYLLSKDYRDGAYVKKGQVLFQIDPRPFQATLDQAQGRLEQYEATLKKYKLDVERYTPLVKTGSVSRKQLDDALQQVQETEAAIATAKAQVDEAKINLKFTTITAPISGLAGLATPSIGNLLTPSSPTPLTTISSIDPIRVDFSVSERDFLNSMDNNLTRQKHLKFDVILANGTEYPMQGEPVAIDRNVDAQTGTINIVGHIPNPNLTLRPGMFVRVRATVKTLENAALVPPRAILSAQSAKFIIYLDDKNIPHMQVVNLGPVVDGMQVINIIPMPHSTFTKDSPIVVEGIMQAAKVQGQAPVKPLPYKPVVSQPVMPSIGAQSFEKARTPEGMKDGEAQPSAK
- the cimA gene encoding citramalate synthase gives rise to the protein MSTKIFLYDTTLRDGAQSEDVNLSATDKVRIARQLDYLGMDYIEGGWPGANPVETEFFNAMRGVGLRNAKLAAFGSTHHPSHTPETDPTLTALISSGARVAAVFGKSCPRHVEVALGISRERNLEIIGNSISFLKKNMEEAFFDAEHFFDGFKRDQEYALAVLRTAWEHGADCLVLCDTNGGTMPEEISSIIRTVRERLPHALLGIHAHNDCELAVANSLAAVNSGAIQVQGTVNGIGERCGNANLCSVIPNLQVKMKGFSCLSGASLTRLKSTAAFVSEVSNLAPFRRQPFVGNAAFAHKGGVHVSAIMKEAALYEHIDPSLVGNAQRVLMTEQGGRSNILSLSRTLGFELEKGDPLLDVLSAAVKKNAALGYDYVAAPASAELLFLRHMPDNALKPYFNILRTVVLTSRHEMDPDMMVEASLKLDVHGNVEHTAAGGFGPVHALDRALRRALTRWYPELEQMHLIDYKVRVLSPTRTNIPEAEDENGTGSNVRVLIESSDGVATWTTVGVSYNIIEASLEALADAVTYKLYKTEQARWRAEC